In Flavobacteriales bacterium, a genomic segment contains:
- a CDS encoding T9SS type A sorting domain-containing protein → QVYNTTGKLIYQTQLNSNVLKYKIPVQSTGIYIVNILSANQVTSKKVFLD, encoded by the coding sequence CAGGTTTATAACACTACAGGGAAATTGATTTATCAAACACAACTGAATAGCAATGTCCTTAAATATAAAATCCCCGTACAAAGTACAGGGATTTATATTGTAAATATTTTGTCGGCTAACCAAGTAACTTCCAAGAAGGTTTTTCTTGATTAA